In the Psychromicrobium lacuslunae genome, ACTTCCACGACTTCAAAATCTCGGTCAAGCACAATGACCCGGTAGTGATGGTTCGCGCCTACGAACTGCTCGCCGAACGCGGTGACTGGCCGCTGCATCTTGGCGTTACCGAAGCAGGTCCGGCCTTCCAGGGCACGATTAAGTCGGCCACTGCCTTTGGTGCACTGCTCTCGAAGGGGATCGGCGACACCATCCGGGTTTCGCTCTCCGCTCCGCCAGTAGAAGAAATCAAGGTCGGCAATCAGATTCTGCAGTCACTGAACCTGCGCCCGCGCAAGCTGGAAATTGTCTCCTGCCCGTCATGTGGGCGGGCGCAAGTGGATGTTTATACTTTGGCTGAACAGGTGACAACCGGCTTGGAAGGAATGGAAGTTCCGCTCCGGGTGGCCGTCATGGGCTGTGTGGTAAATGGGCCTGGTGAAGCTCGCGAAGCCGACCTAGGAGTGGCTTCCGGTAATGGCAAGGGCCAGATTTTCGTGAAGGGAGAAGTCATTAAGACTGTTCCCGAGGACCAAATTGTTGAGACACTCATTGAGGAAGCAATGCGGATTGCCGAGGAGATAGAAGAGGCGGGTGGAGCTGATGGCCAAGGCGGCGTCAAGGGTTCTCCCGTGGTCAGCGTCTCCTAGGTTCGCCCGGGCGAACGAATCGGCTATTCGGGTCCTCACCGACCCGGATACCGAGTTGTTGCGTGAGTTGGTGGATCGAGATCCGATAGCCAACGTGTTCATGGCCTCGCAGTTGGAACACTATGGCAGCGCCGTGCCAGGCTTGCTGGGTGTGCAGACAATCGGTTATTTCGACGATGCGGGGCAGTTGCTCGCGGCCTGCTGGGTGGGCAGCAATGTAATTCCGATTGAGATGAGCGCCGAATTGGCGCCACATTTTGGTGAGTACCTCAGTGCCCTAGGCCGCAAACATGCCAGCATTTATGGTCCGGCGGACGCAGTGCTCGGTATTTTCCAGCGCATGCATAGCAACGGTGCCAGGGCGGCAGAAGTGCGCGCTTGTCAGCCGTTGATGGCTATTGATCAAGATTCTCAGTTATCCGCTACCCCCGAACTGCGGGTCAGCGAGATGGCGGATTTTGATCGTATTCTGCCCGCTGCAGCGGCAATGTTTGAGGAAGAAGTTGGTTACTCGCCCTACAGTGCAGGCGAAGATTTCTACCGGCGCAGGGTTGCCTCATTGATCAGGCAGGGTCACTCTTTCAGTCATCTTGACGGGGCAGGAGAGGTGATTTTTAAGGCCGATCTTGGTGCGGTTTCGCAAGCGGTCAGCCAGGTCCAGGGGGTTTGGCTCCGTCCGGAGTTGCGTGGGCGAGGCCTCAGCCATGGCTACATGGCCGCAGTGGTGCGGCTGGCCCGACGGCTGACGCCAACCGTCAGTCTCTACGTCAATGACTACAATCGACGGGCCTACGCGAGTTATCAAAAGGTGGGGTTTAAGAGAGTTGGTACCTTCGCCACTGTGCTTTTCTAGGCAGCTCGCTGGGGTGCTAAGCGGAATCGACTCGCGCAATGAGCTGAGCCGTCTGGCGTGCAATGAGTTCCGGGTATTCACCATTGAGGGCGTGCGACGCCTCTGGCCAGAATTCCACAGTGCCTTGCGGCAAGGTGGTGTTAGCAGTTTGCAGCGCCCGTTGCGGGTTTTGGATAATGCTCCGGCCAGCGATGACCGCCAACACTGGTACGTCTAAAGCTCGAAGTTGTTGCTCAGAGAACGGTCTCGGTGTCGGAAGACGCAGCGTGAATTCGCTCATCCCTAAGGAGATCAGTCTGCCTTCGGGTAGCTCATCGGAAGATCGCGCGCCGCCAGACATCCAGCTCAACAGTCGATGCCTCAGCGATTGAGGCAACCATGGGAAGACCGAGCCAAGTGAGACCAGAATCATCTTGAGACTGACCGGGGCAAAGCTCATCGCGGGATCGAGAAGGGTCATCGAGGCGATTCGATCCGGATAATGCAGGCCGTAGTTGATCGCCGTCCAGCCGCCAATAGAGAGCCCCAAAAGATGCACCTTGGGCAGTTCCAGGGCCTTCAGCACCTGATCAAGCCAGCTGGCCTGCTCCGCATCAGTGGTGATCGGTCGCTGCTGCACGCTATAACCAGGTTCTCCCAATAGATCAATGGTGTACACGGTGCGCAGCGCCATCAGGGTGGGCAGATTTGCTCGCCAGAGCGGCGTCGCCGCTTGTCGGCCAGGCAGCAGCACTAAGGGGGTGCGCCCGTCAGTACCGAAACGATAGACCCGGACTGTACCGAAGTCGGTGACAATATCCCAATGCGCCGTTGGCTCCGGAAGCTGTTCAAGGCCGTCTTGGTAGGCGGAGAAATAGTTGTTGGCGCCCACCAAGTTAGTGAAATACCCGAGTCCGCGGTGTTTGAACTGAACACCGATATTTGCGGTGGCTGGTTCGCTCATCAGGTCTGAACTTTCTCGAGAAGAATTTTTACAATATGATCATAACGTTAAAAGGAGTGAGGGTATGCCAAAGATCGTTGACGAGGGTGAGCGCCGCCGCAGCATTGCGGAGCATGTGCTTTCGCTGTTGTCGCAAAGTGGCACTGACGCTGTCACTTACAGCACGGTGGCTGCTGAGGCGAAGGTGTCCCGGGGGATGCTTCAGCATTACTTCGCCAGCCGGGAAGAGCTACTTGATGCCGCAGGCCAAGCCCTGCATGGTCGGATTGATAGCCGTATTACTCAGGCGCTAGCTTCGCCCACCCCGACGCTCAGGCTACAAAAAGTTCTCTGCTGCCTGTTACCCGGTGATGATTCAGCGCTGCGGGACGTGCTGGCTGGGAGGGCTATCTTGGCCCGTTCGCTGGCCGATACCGAGATGAGGGGCCAGTACATTCTGGCCCGTACTCAGTTTGCCGAGTTAGTCGAGGGACTCATCGAAGAATTAGTTGGCCAGCCGCCGGGCCGAGCTGCTCTGCTGGCCAATATGTTGATTGGGCTGCTGGCCGAGTGCACCGAACAACTGCTTTTGCAGCAACTCAGTCTCGTTCAGGCGGAAGCTCTGCTGGACAAGGCGGTGAGCGAGTTTGTCACCGAATAGGGGCGGCGAGCAGCTCTAGCTGGAGCTGGTATCCTGCTGATCCTGAGCTTGTTGCTGGAGCCGTCTTGACGCTTCGAGCAACATTTCCGCTGCCTTATGCAAGGTCGGTGCGTGTGAGGAATTCCAGGCATGCTTGAAGAAGAAAGCATCTGGGCCGTGCCACTGCAGTGGGCCATTGACCTTAGCGCTGAGGGTGGCTCGTGCTTCCCGTAACTGATCAGCACGCTGCGACATCTCCCGGGCCAGCGCTCGTAGCTCTTCGGGATCGGCGCCCAGCATATTTTCGCTCACCGGCGTCCTCCCCAGCTTCTCATCTATCCAGCCTAGGGCCTGAGGGATTCGGGCTGCGATGGGGAGTACTGCCCATTGCGATCATCTGAGTTTGGCTCTTGAGTGATTTCACCGGTCAGATAGCGCTGGATGGTCGGAGCCGTCCAGTGCACCAGCTCGGTAATCGACGCCGAGGCCAATGGCTCAATTTTGACCACATGCCGGGCCACAATCACCCCGAGTAGCTGGCTGATCACCAGATTGCCTCGAAGCCTGAGCTCTGCCGGACTGCCATCTAGCCCGGCAGTGACCTGCGGCATCAGCAGCCTATTCATCACCTGTCGCACCAATGATGCCCTGAGCGGAGAGCTGATTGCCGAGTTCACCAGGGCAAGTAGTGCCGGCCGTGCCGAGGAATCCCAAAGGCCCAGCACCGCGCGGATCAAGCTTTCCGCTCGCTGTTCCGGGGAACTGTGAGCCACTGTTGCTAACACCGCCAGAGGGTCGGCGGGTAGTTCCACGCAGGCTGTGAACAGCGCTTCTTTGGACTCGAAATAGTGATGCACCAAGGCCGAATCAACTCCGGCGTGCCGGGCAATCTGGCGCAGGCTGACGCCTTCAAAGCTTGATTCGGCGAACAACTCGCGAGCGGCACTGAGGATCAACTCACGAGTGTCTTCACCGCCGCGCCGCCGACCACGCTTCGGACTGACGTTCTCTTGAGTCATTAGCTTTTACGGCGCAAGGTGAGCGAGGCAAGGATGAGCATGGCCACGACAATAGCAGCCAAAACCACCAAATCGAGCTGCAAGGTGCCGGTAATCTGTTGATGACTCGCCACTTCGCCGAGCGCTTCCACTGAGTAACTCAAGGGCATTACTCGGGCGGCGGCTTGCAGCACGTCATTCATCTGGTCCCGGGCGACAAATAAGCCGCAGAGTAGCAATTGAGGAATCACCACGAGGGGCATGAACTGTACGGCCTGGAACTCGGTTCGTGCGAAGGCTGAGCAAAACAGGCCCAGCGCTACCCCGAGGACGGCGTTCAGCACGGCCACCAGGATGACGAACCCCGGCGGGCCGATGATGTTCAGACCGAACCACCAGTACGCGATGAGAGTTGCCACCAAGGTTTGCAGGATGGCCATCAGGGAGAAGGCGAGGGCATAGCCGATGATCAGATCCGCTTTGTGGATTGGCGTGGTCATTAGCCGTTCCAGGGTGCCGGAGGTACGCTCGCGCAGCATTGTGATGGAAGTGACCAGGAACATCACTACGAAGGGGAAAATGGCCAGCATGATCAGGCCGATTCGGTCGAAACTGCGAGGCGCTCCGGGAGCTAGCCGCTCATTTTCAAAAAGGAAGTAAATCGCGCTGAGCAGCGCGGCTGGCAGGACCAGAATCAGGGCAATGCTGCGTGGGTCGCGGCGTAGCTGCCCGAGCACTCGAATGGTGGTTGCCCAGCTCATCGAGGGGCTCATGATTCCTCCTGGTGGGTTTTGATCAGCTGTAGAAAAGCGAGTTCTAGATCCTCGCTCTTTCCGTTTTCTCGCAACTGCTCAGGAGTTAGTTGGGAGAGCAATTCGCCCTGTCGTAAGAGCAGAAGCGAGTCACAGTGACTGGCTTCTTCCATCACATGGCTGGAGATCAACAGCGTGCAGCCGCGATTGCTCAGCGAGCGAAAATGCTCCCACAACTGAGCGCGCAATAGCGGGTCTAGGCCGACCGTTGGTTCGTCCATTACCAACAAGCTGGGGTTTCCGAGTAAAGCGCAAGCGAGGGATACCCGACCAAGTTCACCACCGGAGAGCGAACCGGCGCGGCGCTGCCTGAGCTGAGCGAGCCCGACGTCTTCCAAGGCATTAAGTACTGCGGTACGGTTCGCGCCGAGTAGCCGACCAAAATATCTCACGTTGTCCAGCACGCTGAGATCCCGGTAGACGCTGGCAGCCTGACTGACATAGCCGATTCGACCGCGCAGCTTGGCGCTGCCGGCCTGCTGGCCAAGCACGCTGACCTTGCCTCCGGTGATCTTTTGTACGCCCACTATGATGCGCATCAGGGTGGTTTTTCCGGCCCCCGAAGGACCCAGTAAACCGGTGAGACTGCCTTCTGCTAGCGAGAAACTCAGCTCCTTAAGGATGCTGAGACGGCCCTTCTGAACGCTGAGCTGCTGTGCCGCGACAGCCGAGGGCGAGCCCAGTGGAGGAGTCAGAGGAGAAGACTGAGTGTTCCGTGAAGCTGCCATCGTAACCGCCTAAATTCATCGAGCGATGAATTTATTTTAGATCGGCACTTAGGTCTTGTCGATGGGTTGACGTGAGTTGCCCCAGATCGGATCGTCAGCCGGAGGTGACCAGACCGGGGGTTCGCCCGCGAAGGCGTAGTCGCCGCTCTCGATTCTGTTCAGGGCAGCTGCTGTCCAGTTCAGATTTCCGCGCAATAGCTCCACCGAGAACAAATGATGCTCCAAGACATGCGGCGGGACATCTGGCTGGCCCTGGGAGAGTTGCGCGATGGCCGCAGACTCGGCCTGCAGCCCTCGTTCCAAACGGGAAGCACGCTCGCGCAGCAATTCGGTCACCTCCGCGCGGTTGAAAAAGGGTAAAAAAGCGATGCCCGCCATGCTGGTGGCAATGGTTGGTGATGCTACATCGGCGATTGACTGGCGAAAGAGCTGGCTGAACTCCGTCAAACCGGCCTCAGTGATCTGGTAGGAGGCCTTTGCTACCGAATCGTCCTGCTCAGCCTGGACGACCTCGAGCAGCCCTTCTTTCGCTAGAGTCCGCAGAGCTGAATAGATCGAACCAGGCTTCACATTGGCCCAGCGATCCACTTGCCAAGAGTTCAGCTCTTGTAGCAATAGATAACCGTGCGCTGGTTGAAAAATCCGGACCACGCCGAGCACCAATAACCGAGTGGAGTAGGGAGCCATGCACTGAGTTTAAGGCAGCGTTCTTCTGGAGCCCTAGCTGACGGTAGATTAGTAGTGGCTTTTCATCCGAATAGCGTGAACGAACCAGAAGGGAGCCACATCGGTGGTACTTCGCCTTTCCCAGCTTTTCCTGCGCACCTTGCGCGAAGACCCAGTGGACGCCGAAGTCGCCAGCCATAAGTTGCTGGTACGGGCTGGCTATATTCGCCGCGCTGCGCCGGGAATCTATAGCTGGTTGCCGATGGGGCTCAAGGTACTCGGCAAGGCGGAGCAGATTGTTCGCCAAGAAATGGCGGCTATTGGTTCTCAGGAAGTCCATTTTCCAGCGTTGCTACCGCGTGAACCCTACGAAGCCACCAATCGCTGGACCGAATACGGCGATGGCATCTTCCGGCTCAAGGACCGTAAAGAGAACGACTACTTGCTGGCTCCAACGCACGAAGAAATGTTCACCCTGTTGGTGAAAGATCTTTACTCTTCCTATAAAGATCTGCCGCTCAGCCTGTTCCAGATCCAAACCAAGTACCGTGATGAAGCGCGGCCTCGGGCGGGCTTGATGCGTGGCCGTGAGTTCATCATGAAGGATTCTTACTCCTTCGATATTGATGATGACGGACTGGAGAACAGTTACCAGGCGCATCGGGCTGCCTACTTTAAGATTTTTGAGCGATTGGGCCTTGAAATCATCGCCGTCAAGGCCACCTCTGGTGCGATGGGTGGCTCAAGGAGTGAAGAGTTCCTGCACCCGACGCCGGTCGGCGAAGACACCTTCGTGCGCTCAACCGCCGGCTACGCGGCCAATGTCGAGGCGGTCAGCACGGTAGTACCGGCGGATATCGACTATACGGATTTTGCTGCCGCCGAGGTTCGAGACACCCCAGATACCCCCACTATTGAGACTCTGGTCGCTGCAGCTAATCAACTTGCGCCGCGTGCCGACGGAGTTGCCTATACCGGTGCGGACACCCTGAAGAATGTGGTGCTGGCGATCGATCTGCCCGGCGGCGAACGTCAGCTTGTAGTAATCGGCGTGCCGGGGGATCGAGGAGTCGACCTGAAGAGAATTGAAGCGAATATCTCCTCCCACCTGGGCCTTGGCGGCGAGGTGGAGGTAGAGGCGGCAAACGAAGCGGATCTGAAGAAAAATCCGCTGCTGGTCAAGGGCTATATTGGCCCCGGCCTGGATCTGGCGAATCCGGTGCTCGGCCTGGAAGGCAGTAGCAAGCTGCTCTACCTGGTTGATCCGCGAGTGGTCAGCGGCAGCCGGTGGATCACCGGGGCAAATCAAGCCGGTAAGCATGTCTTCGGCCTAGTAGCCGGCCGTGATTTCGGCTGGGACGGCGTGATTGAAGCGGTTGAGGTTCGTGAAGGTGACGAAGCACCGGATGGCAGTGGTCCCCTAGAAATCGCTCGAGGCATCGAGATGGGCCACGTTTTCCAATTGGGTCGTAAATATGCCGAGATCTTCGATCTCAAGGTGCTCGACCAAAATGGCAAGCAGGTAGTCGTGACAATGGGTTCCTACGGCGTCGGGGTGACTCGTGCGGTCGCCGCAATAGCCGAGAAGTACCACGATGATAAGGGCCTGGTCTGGCCGATCGCTGTCGCCCCGGCCGAAGTTCATCTGGTCGCGGTCGGTAAGGATGCCGCGGTCTTCGAA is a window encoding:
- the ispG gene encoding flavodoxin-dependent (E)-4-hydroxy-3-methylbut-2-enyl-diphosphate synthase; the protein is MTSVSLGMPAAPPPVLAPRRKTRQIKVGSVGVGSESPISVQSMTTTPTTDINATLQQIAELTASGCDIVRVACPSADDAEALPIIAKKSQIPVIADIHFQPKYVFAAIEAGCAAVRVNPGNIRKFDDQVKEIAQAAKDHGVSIRIGVNAGSLDPRLMQKYGKATPEALVESAVWEASLFEEHDFHDFKISVKHNDPVVMVRAYELLAERGDWPLHLGVTEAGPAFQGTIKSATAFGALLSKGIGDTIRVSLSAPPVEEIKVGNQILQSLNLRPRKLEIVSCPSCGRAQVDVYTLAEQVTTGLEGMEVPLRVAVMGCVVNGPGEAREADLGVASGNGKGQIFVKGEVIKTVPEDQIVETLIEEAMRIAEEIEEAGGADGQGGVKGSPVVSVS
- a CDS encoding GNAT family N-acetyltransferase, with amino-acid sequence MAKAASRVLPWSASPRFARANESAIRVLTDPDTELLRELVDRDPIANVFMASQLEHYGSAVPGLLGVQTIGYFDDAGQLLAACWVGSNVIPIEMSAELAPHFGEYLSALGRKHASIYGPADAVLGIFQRMHSNGARAAEVRACQPLMAIDQDSQLSATPELRVSEMADFDRILPAAAAMFEEEVGYSPYSAGEDFYRRRVASLIRQGHSFSHLDGAGEVIFKADLGAVSQAVSQVQGVWLRPELRGRGLSHGYMAAVVRLARRLTPTVSLYVNDYNRRAYASYQKVGFKRVGTFATVLF
- a CDS encoding alpha/beta fold hydrolase; the encoded protein is MSEPATANIGVQFKHRGLGYFTNLVGANNYFSAYQDGLEQLPEPTAHWDIVTDFGTVRVYRFGTDGRTPLVLLPGRQAATPLWRANLPTLMALRTVYTIDLLGEPGYSVQQRPITTDAEQASWLDQVLKALELPKVHLLGLSIGGWTAINYGLHYPDRIASMTLLDPAMSFAPVSLKMILVSLGSVFPWLPQSLRHRLLSWMSGGARSSDELPEGRLISLGMSEFTLRLPTPRPFSEQQLRALDVPVLAVIAGRSIIQNPQRALQTANTTLPQGTVEFWPEASHALNGEYPELIARQTAQLIARVDSA
- a CDS encoding TetR/AcrR family transcriptional regulator; translated protein: MPKIVDEGERRRSIAEHVLSLLSQSGTDAVTYSTVAAEAKVSRGMLQHYFASREELLDAAGQALHGRIDSRITQALASPTPTLRLQKVLCCLLPGDDSALRDVLAGRAILARSLADTEMRGQYILARTQFAELVEGLIEELVGQPPGRAALLANMLIGLLAECTEQLLLQQLSLVQAEALLDKAVSEFVTE
- a CDS encoding TetR family transcriptional regulator — encoded protein: MTQENVSPKRGRRRGGEDTRELILSAARELFAESSFEGVSLRQIARHAGVDSALVHHYFESKEALFTACVELPADPLAVLATVAHSSPEQRAESLIRAVLGLWDSSARPALLALVNSAISSPLRASLVRQVMNRLLMPQVTAGLDGSPAELRLRGNLVISQLLGVIVARHVVKIEPLASASITELVHWTAPTIQRYLTGEITQEPNSDDRNGQYSPSQPESLRP
- a CDS encoding ABC transporter permease, which produces MSWATTIRVLGQLRRDPRSIALILVLPAALLSAIYFLFENERLAPGAPRSFDRIGLIMLAIFPFVVMFLVTSITMLRERTSGTLERLMTTPIHKADLIIGYALAFSLMAILQTLVATLIAYWWFGLNIIGPPGFVILVAVLNAVLGVALGLFCSAFARTEFQAVQFMPLVVIPQLLLCGLFVARDQMNDVLQAAARVMPLSYSVEALGEVASHQQITGTLQLDLVVLAAIVVAMLILASLTLRRKS
- a CDS encoding ABC transporter ATP-binding protein — translated: MAASRNTQSSPLTPPLGSPSAVAAQQLSVQKGRLSILKELSFSLAEGSLTGLLGPSGAGKTTLMRIIVGVQKITGGKVSVLGQQAGSAKLRGRIGYVSQAASVYRDLSVLDNVRYFGRLLGANRTAVLNALEDVGLAQLRQRRAGSLSGGELGRVSLACALLGNPSLLVMDEPTVGLDPLLRAQLWEHFRSLSNRGCTLLISSHVMEEASHCDSLLLLRQGELLSQLTPEQLRENGKSEDLELAFLQLIKTHQEES
- a CDS encoding PadR family transcriptional regulator, which produces MAPYSTRLLVLGVVRIFQPAHGYLLLQELNSWQVDRWANVKPGSIYSALRTLAKEGLLEVVQAEQDDSVAKASYQITEAGLTEFSQLFRQSIADVASPTIATSMAGIAFLPFFNRAEVTELLRERASRLERGLQAESAAIAQLSQGQPDVPPHVLEHHLFSVELLRGNLNWTAAALNRIESGDYAFAGEPPVWSPPADDPIWGNSRQPIDKT
- a CDS encoding proline--tRNA ligase, encoding MVLRLSQLFLRTLREDPVDAEVASHKLLVRAGYIRRAAPGIYSWLPMGLKVLGKAEQIVRQEMAAIGSQEVHFPALLPREPYEATNRWTEYGDGIFRLKDRKENDYLLAPTHEEMFTLLVKDLYSSYKDLPLSLFQIQTKYRDEARPRAGLMRGREFIMKDSYSFDIDDDGLENSYQAHRAAYFKIFERLGLEIIAVKATSGAMGGSRSEEFLHPTPVGEDTFVRSTAGYAANVEAVSTVVPADIDYTDFAAAEVRDTPDTPTIETLVAAANQLAPRADGVAYTGADTLKNVVLAIDLPGGERQLVVIGVPGDRGVDLKRIEANISSHLGLGGEVEVEAANEADLKKNPLLVKGYIGPGLDLANPVLGLEGSSKLLYLVDPRVVSGSRWITGANQAGKHVFGLVAGRDFGWDGVIEAVEVREGDEAPDGSGPLEIARGIEMGHVFQLGRKYAEIFDLKVLDQNGKQVVVTMGSYGVGVTRAVAAIAEKYHDDKGLVWPIAVAPAEVHLVAVGKDAAVFEAAEKLANELEAAGLEVLFDDRPKVSPGVKFGDAELIGVPMILAVGRGLVDGVVELKNRSSGETENVPLEQVVQQVLTLRDSL